A genomic stretch from Kribbella amoyensis includes:
- a CDS encoding M6 family metalloprotease domain-containing protein yields the protein MLRLLAVLAAAAVAGVALAAPAPASSDAAARPDPANPWQYDHWPQQQPWQQSGDEAGTQRTVAAQPGFGAPLDPQNWENPDQMTWSDYRKPPGTNWADPTKTGSTRTFKGALVLVDYPNQPFVVTQPKHSTPFGNPSAEANNVPRDQLAAFYRDFLNKPGTLNRGHTIHEYWMEDSGGRYGVDLTAFGPYQLTGKSHEYAMEFQGGTACPAGDNCNRNIRTDARAAWVADQGDQVPAGFDFVFYLSAGQDESSTWQEFGMMKFPTKQDVSDEFGPPDPALPNWANTRYVDWTSWAAGASIWPNAGGGSSTQAESSGMAVFAHELSHILGIGDNYNNPYGDPPRRAYTGIWEMLSRGSFNGPGGPHSRWMIPATGGASMGAQHMLRNKLKLQMVDEQNVLRLSREALADSGVVVADVTARVAQPGPAGLSGINIALGGTGDLAPPCSVTTDPLCDGRGYQNYTLEVVDRMGTDSFTPDSGVLLAKTKNEDRAPFEWVIDANPQDINMTDYVLPDGTKVPITIGDYRQLSDALFHAGTNSGSEYEYVDQANRLHFYITNVQRDRKGILSYTVAVRSLDGSGPAKRGVRVTPTAGKPGPAGTSTCTFPLTNTGKAAAAQGQHPEDVSKYLKGDVYRLTAKIDGRGWSVNLPNALTTAEAGDRVPVTVQAKHETASATIARVTLTATSESDPTKKSTATCITVAR from the coding sequence GTGCTCAGGCTGCTGGCCGTCCTCGCCGCCGCGGCCGTCGCCGGGGTCGCGCTGGCCGCACCCGCTCCGGCCAGCTCCGACGCGGCCGCGCGTCCCGACCCCGCGAACCCCTGGCAGTACGACCACTGGCCCCAACAGCAGCCCTGGCAGCAGTCGGGCGACGAGGCCGGTACCCAGCGGACGGTTGCCGCCCAGCCCGGGTTCGGTGCTCCGCTCGATCCGCAGAACTGGGAGAACCCGGACCAGATGACCTGGTCCGACTACCGCAAGCCGCCCGGGACGAACTGGGCGGACCCGACGAAGACCGGTTCGACCCGGACGTTCAAGGGCGCCCTGGTCCTGGTCGACTACCCGAACCAGCCGTTCGTGGTGACCCAGCCGAAGCACTCCACCCCGTTCGGGAACCCGAGTGCCGAGGCGAACAACGTGCCGCGGGACCAGCTCGCCGCGTTCTACCGCGACTTCCTGAACAAGCCCGGCACGCTGAACCGCGGTCACACCATCCACGAGTACTGGATGGAGGACTCGGGCGGCCGGTACGGCGTGGACCTCACCGCGTTCGGTCCGTACCAGCTGACCGGCAAGTCGCACGAGTACGCGATGGAGTTCCAGGGCGGGACCGCCTGCCCGGCCGGGGACAACTGCAACCGCAACATCCGGACCGACGCGCGCGCCGCCTGGGTCGCGGACCAGGGTGACCAGGTCCCGGCCGGGTTCGACTTCGTCTTCTACCTCAGCGCCGGCCAGGACGAGTCGTCCACCTGGCAGGAGTTCGGGATGATGAAGTTCCCCACCAAACAGGACGTCAGCGACGAATTCGGCCCACCGGACCCGGCGCTGCCGAACTGGGCGAACACCCGGTACGTCGACTGGACCTCGTGGGCGGCCGGCGCGTCGATCTGGCCGAACGCAGGCGGCGGCTCGTCCACCCAGGCGGAGAGCTCCGGGATGGCCGTCTTCGCGCACGAACTGAGCCACATCCTCGGGATCGGCGACAACTACAACAACCCGTACGGCGATCCACCGCGCCGGGCGTACACCGGGATCTGGGAGATGCTCAGCCGCGGCAGCTTCAACGGACCCGGTGGACCGCACAGCCGGTGGATGATCCCGGCCACGGGCGGTGCGTCGATGGGCGCGCAACACATGCTGCGGAACAAGCTCAAGCTGCAGATGGTGGACGAGCAGAACGTGCTCCGGCTGTCCCGGGAAGCGCTCGCGGACTCCGGTGTCGTCGTCGCGGACGTGACCGCGCGCGTGGCGCAACCAGGTCCGGCCGGATTGTCCGGGATCAACATCGCCCTCGGCGGCACCGGCGATCTCGCACCGCCTTGCAGCGTGACCACCGATCCGCTGTGTGACGGACGCGGGTACCAGAACTACACGCTCGAGGTGGTCGACCGGATGGGCACCGACTCGTTCACGCCCGACTCCGGCGTCCTGCTCGCGAAGACGAAGAACGAGGACCGGGCTCCGTTCGAGTGGGTGATCGACGCGAACCCGCAGGACATCAACATGACCGATTACGTGCTGCCCGACGGGACGAAGGTACCGATCACGATCGGGGACTACCGGCAGCTGTCGGACGCGCTCTTCCACGCCGGCACGAACTCGGGCAGCGAGTACGAGTACGTCGACCAGGCGAACCGGCTGCACTTCTACATCACCAACGTGCAGCGTGATCGCAAGGGCATCCTCTCGTACACGGTGGCCGTCCGCTCCCTGGACGGCTCTGGTCCGGCCAAGCGTGGTGTCCGGGTCACCCCGACGGCCGGCAAGCCCGGGCCGGCGGGCACGTCGACCTGCACCTTCCCGCTCACCAACACCGGCAAGGCGGCCGCGGCGCAGGGTCAGCACCCGGAGGACGTGAGCAAGTACCTGAAGGGTGACGTGTACCGCCTGACCGCGAAGATCGACGGCCGCGGCTGGTCGGTCAACCTGCCGAACGCCCTCACCACGGCCGAGGCCGGCGACCGCGTCCCGGTCACCGTCCAGGCCAAGCACGAGACCGCGAGCGCGACCATCGCCCGCGTCACCCTGACCGCCACCTCCGAGAGCGACCCGACCAAGAAGTCCACCGCCACCTGCATCACCGTCGCGCGGTAG
- a CDS encoding beta family protein yields the protein MTRPGVFRSLVALRAKLGELTALQEFDRADLVQPLLSLDHETGASTERLLERVVTATRKLHDRGRLVMLDATGMAAAPGLAGGPAALLAELADRLHFPATLMDGPVPFIPVVDTAADDLQLLRIGRLAEEMGVGCALRIRHGPVTTQEMDVLLERLATSPRNLDVVVDLAYVRTVDARRVELIARLVDLLEDCADFRSITLLAGSIPKSLDRVDQWEQPRFEERLWHEVVRAGATRLRFGDYGVVHPIAAPGFRRSRHISVKYSCADHWLYVREPIADPDADEARARTVQAVCRHLVDSGSFSGPQFSWGDRQFATAAGGTLDGLGSTTKPVAFATSHHLAYLVSTAA from the coding sequence ATGACGCGACCGGGTGTCTTCCGGAGCCTGGTCGCGCTGCGGGCCAAGCTCGGCGAACTCACCGCCCTGCAGGAGTTCGATCGCGCCGACCTCGTCCAGCCGTTGCTCAGCCTCGACCACGAAACGGGCGCGTCCACCGAGCGGCTGCTCGAGCGCGTCGTGACGGCGACCCGGAAGTTGCACGACCGCGGCCGGCTGGTGATGCTCGACGCGACCGGTATGGCGGCGGCTCCTGGTCTCGCGGGTGGCCCGGCCGCGTTGCTGGCGGAGCTCGCCGATCGGCTGCACTTCCCGGCGACCTTGATGGACGGACCGGTGCCGTTCATCCCCGTGGTCGACACCGCGGCCGATGACCTCCAACTGCTGCGAATCGGCCGCCTGGCTGAGGAAATGGGCGTCGGGTGCGCGCTGCGGATCCGGCACGGCCCGGTGACCACGCAGGAGATGGACGTCCTGCTCGAACGCCTCGCCACGTCACCGCGCAACCTCGACGTCGTCGTCGACCTGGCTTACGTCCGGACCGTCGACGCCCGCCGGGTCGAGCTGATCGCCCGGCTCGTCGACCTGCTCGAGGACTGCGCGGACTTCCGCTCGATCACGTTGCTGGCCGGGTCGATCCCGAAGTCGCTGGACCGGGTGGACCAATGGGAGCAGCCACGGTTCGAGGAACGCCTGTGGCACGAGGTGGTCCGGGCCGGTGCGACGCGGCTCCGGTTCGGCGACTACGGCGTCGTGCATCCGATCGCGGCCCCGGGCTTCCGGCGCAGCAGGCACATCAGCGTGAAGTACTCGTGCGCCGACCACTGGCTGTACGTGCGGGAGCCGATCGCCGACCCCGACGCGGACGAGGCCCGGGCCCGGACCGTTCAGGCCGTGTGCCGGCACCTGGTCGACTCGGGCAGCTTCTCGGGACCGCAGTTCTCCTGGGGCGATCGGCAGTTCGCGACGGCGGCGGGCGGCACCCTGGACGGGCTCGGCTCGACGACCAAGCCGGTCGCCTTCGCCACCTCCCACCACCTGGCGTACCTCGTCTCGACGGCCGCCTGA
- a CDS encoding universal stress protein gives MSDDVPALIIVGVDAAWRRTHALDWAVAEALARQRPLRAIHLVDKAKHHHDAYGPVQFDGVAVVPVKVDEAAGRLVDQVRAYLAETATELDLDVDLRVGEPAERLIDESGSALMVVVGRRGHGVFKDLLIGSTSDAVANRGRGPVVVVPNGWDQQVHREGPVLVGVDWIEAGQSDAAIEFAADHAAAYGVPLILVLAWDVPWVIDADSPVTAEDIDTWHGMADARGRELADEWMKRRRPGRRPGLVVRHHLVQGHPVAGLVDTSEALDAQLLTVGGRLRSRTSQFLLGSTARGVLHHAVRPVAVVHERE, from the coding sequence ATGTCCGACGACGTTCCCGCGCTGATCATCGTGGGGGTCGACGCGGCCTGGCGGCGCACTCACGCGCTGGACTGGGCGGTCGCCGAGGCGCTGGCCCGGCAACGGCCGTTGCGCGCGATCCACCTGGTCGACAAGGCGAAACACCACCATGACGCGTACGGCCCGGTGCAGTTCGACGGGGTCGCGGTCGTCCCGGTCAAGGTGGACGAGGCGGCCGGCAGACTGGTCGACCAGGTCCGCGCGTACCTGGCCGAGACGGCGACCGAGCTCGACCTGGACGTGGATCTGCGCGTCGGCGAACCGGCGGAGCGGCTGATCGACGAGAGCGGGTCCGCGCTGATGGTCGTCGTCGGCCGTCGCGGTCACGGCGTCTTCAAGGACCTGCTGATCGGCTCGACCTCGGACGCCGTCGCGAACCGCGGCCGCGGTCCGGTCGTCGTGGTCCCGAACGGCTGGGACCAGCAGGTGCACCGTGAGGGCCCGGTCCTGGTCGGCGTGGACTGGATCGAGGCCGGCCAGAGCGACGCCGCGATCGAGTTCGCCGCGGACCACGCCGCGGCCTACGGAGTACCCCTGATCCTCGTGCTGGCCTGGGATGTGCCCTGGGTGATCGACGCGGACAGCCCGGTCACTGCCGAGGACATCGACACCTGGCACGGTATGGCCGACGCCCGTGGCCGCGAGTTGGCCGACGAGTGGATGAAGAGGCGCCGCCCGGGTCGACGGCCCGGCCTCGTGGTTCGCCATCACCTGGTGCAGGGGCATCCGGTCGCCGGTCTCGTCGACACCAGCGAAGCCTTGGACGCCCAACTCCTCACCGTCGGCGGCCGGCTGCGTAGCCGTACCTCCCAGTTCCTGCTGGGCTCGACGGCTCGTGGGGTGCTCCATCACGCGGTACGCCCGGTCGCTGTCGTGCACGAACGCGAGTAG
- a CDS encoding NAD-dependent succinate-semialdehyde dehydrogenase: protein MYAVTDPATGELIEQVGNATDEEVRAAITRAHQGYEAWRRRPVGERAAIVARAAELFAERTDELAAIMTLEMGKRINEGRGEIGVVVDIFRYYAEQGPTLLADEPLAIKGGEALISKEPIGALLGVMPWNFPCYQVARFVAPNLVLGNTIVLKHASICPRSAAAIEDVLRAAGVPDDVYVNVFASSRQIPWMLADPRIAGVSLTGSEQAGISVAAEAGKNLKRSVLELGGSDPLIVLDTDDMDETVKATATARMRNCGQSCNAPKRMIVLGEIYDEFVDRLTKRVAEYYVPGDPADPRTTLPPLASVAAADEVAGQIAKAVEQGATLRAGGRRVGPGAYLEATVLTDVTPAMDAYTEEIFGPVVVVFRAETEQDAIRIANDSPFGLGASVFGTDPLRNQRVARQLEAGMVYLNSAGGSQADLPFGGIKRSGLGRELGPAGIEEFMNKKSIRL, encoded by the coding sequence ATGTACGCAGTCACAGACCCGGCGACGGGTGAACTGATCGAGCAGGTCGGCAACGCGACCGACGAGGAGGTGCGCGCCGCGATCACGCGGGCGCACCAGGGGTACGAGGCCTGGCGCCGGCGGCCGGTCGGGGAACGGGCCGCGATCGTGGCCCGGGCGGCGGAGTTGTTCGCCGAACGCACGGACGAGCTGGCCGCGATCATGACGCTGGAGATGGGCAAGCGGATCAACGAGGGCCGCGGCGAGATCGGGGTCGTGGTCGACATCTTCCGGTACTACGCGGAACAAGGACCCACCCTGCTGGCCGACGAACCGTTGGCGATCAAGGGCGGCGAGGCGCTGATCAGCAAGGAGCCGATCGGGGCGCTGCTCGGCGTGATGCCGTGGAACTTCCCCTGCTACCAGGTCGCCCGCTTCGTCGCGCCGAACCTGGTACTGGGCAACACGATCGTCCTCAAGCACGCGTCGATCTGCCCGCGCTCGGCGGCCGCGATCGAGGACGTCCTGCGCGCGGCCGGGGTCCCGGACGACGTGTACGTGAACGTGTTCGCGTCCAGCCGGCAGATCCCGTGGATGCTCGCCGATCCGCGGATCGCCGGGGTCTCGCTGACCGGTAGCGAGCAGGCCGGGATCTCGGTCGCCGCCGAGGCCGGCAAGAATCTGAAGCGCTCGGTGCTCGAACTCGGCGGCTCGGATCCGCTGATCGTGCTCGACACCGACGACATGGACGAGACCGTCAAGGCCACGGCGACCGCGCGGATGCGCAACTGCGGCCAGTCCTGCAACGCGCCGAAACGGATGATCGTGCTCGGCGAGATCTACGACGAGTTCGTCGACCGGCTGACCAAGCGCGTCGCGGAGTACTACGTGCCGGGCGACCCGGCGGATCCGCGGACCACGTTGCCGCCGCTCGCGTCGGTGGCGGCCGCCGACGAGGTCGCCGGTCAGATCGCGAAGGCGGTCGAGCAAGGCGCGACGCTCCGCGCCGGTGGACGGCGGGTCGGCCCCGGGGCGTACCTGGAGGCGACGGTGCTGACCGACGTGACGCCCGCGATGGACGCGTACACCGAGGAGATCTTCGGGCCGGTCGTCGTGGTGTTCCGGGCCGAGACCGAGCAGGACGCGATCCGGATCGCGAACGACTCGCCGTTCGGGCTGGGGGCGAGCGTGTTCGGGACCGACCCGCTTCGCAACCAGCGGGTGGCGCGGCAACTGGAGGCCGGGATGGTGTACCTGAACTCGGCGGGCGGATCCCAGGCCGATCTGCCGTTCGGCGGGATCAAGCGGTCCGGCCTCGGTCGCGAGCTCGGCCCGGCAGGGATCGAGGAGTTCATGAACAAGAAGTCGATCCGCCTGTAA